The bacterium genomic interval AGAACTGCCCGGGATGGCTGCACGAAGGACTTGCCAAATATTCAGAAGGAGAGCGCCTTTCGCAGCAAGGAAAACAGGGCCTGAAAACTTTGCTCACGTCTAATAGCCTTCCGCAATTCCGGAAACTGGAAGGAAGTTTTGCCTCAGTAAATGCGCAAACTGCAGCAATTCTCTACCTCCAATCGTTATCATTCATTGAATACCTCATCGATCGTCACCGGCTGTATCAGATGAACCAGCTCCTCGACCGGTTAGGAAAACAAGAAAGATTTTCTGAGGCATTTGAGGACGTCTATCTGGTCTCATTGGAAGACATGGAAAACCGCTGGCGGACTGATTTATCGCTGGAGTAGTGGCAGAGCATTTCCACATAATTTGTACAGATCCTAGATTCTCGAAAATACCAGCAACCTGCACTAGCAGACTTTACCTGAAGAAATGCTCTGCTTGCCTGGATGTCAGCAGAGCATTTTACGCGATAGGAATTTCGAGTAAGGTCAGGGTCTAGTTACCGAGCGTGAATAAACGCGCGATAATGAAAATGCTCTGCCACTACTGTTTCCTCTTAAAAAAACTGTCCAGAAGTCCTTTCTTTTGCGAAGCTGATTCCTCGGCATCGATCTGAGCAATCTGATCTTTGGCAACATCATTTTGGGGATCGATTTCCAGGACTTTCATGAAACATCTTTTTGCGCGCAGCTTGAGGGCCGAATTTCGATAGAGAAAGGCCAGATAGAGATGATTTTCGGCGTTTTCCGGTTCAATGTCGACAGCCCTTTGAAAACTATCTTCCGCTTCCTTTCGCCATTGATCATTTTTTGAAAGCGCAATTCCAAGATGCCGCCAGTATTTTGCAACATCAGGCGCGATCTGAGTTGCGGAGCGCAAGAACTGAACAGCTTCGAAAAAATTTCGGCTGGAATAAGATTTCTGCGCGCGCTGATAATAATCTTCTGCGACCTTTCCATGACTCTCCGGAACCGACATGGAGGGTTCTGACATTACGCTGGAGGGACTGATCCGCTTATCATCGAGGGAAGAAGTATCATAGATATGGCGGCTCTTCTGATTCTTTAGAGTCTCATAAGCGACATTGATTGTGGAGAAGATGATATCGATCTTTTCTTTTAGCACCGGATCTTCCAATCCGTAAAACCGGTCCGGGTGAAATTTTCGCGCCAGGCGATAGTAAGCGGTCTTTATCTGTGGCAGATCCGCTTTTGTTGTCACACCCAGTAAAGTGTAGTAGTCCTTATGAGAAAGACCCACATAGGTTTGATCAATCATCTCAATCTGCTTGCGAACATCGCTGGAAAAACTGTCCGCGTGATGAACGCGCGATTCCGACCCCTTACCGGGAACATAGGAAGGGTCCATACGTGGGAGCATACGGCCCAAATGGGTGGAATCCAGAATCCCGAACGACCAAAGCAGAAGAAGATTTTTCTTGGTTGTTTCCTCATCCGCCGGAACAGTCGGCACAATGTCT includes:
- a CDS encoding DnaJ domain-containing protein: MKGISQLLIGIRLLSTIQKFSAQLSLFLDSGRVYLYCYTDKVLFVELGDLFPASWLAQTGMTNVAAKIRSTTSSQEKVNAFKVVSENAELRTSFADVVKKHLGEFFISDLKKCELKADPLLVSQPLFSLSELFSDCAALLNSNFFYQELLSSNDITFQLSADYLERSTKVKITLQQGYLLSRLEHSQSIQDIVPTVPADEETTKKNLLLLWSFGILDSTHLGRMLPRMDPSYVPGKGSESRVHHADSFSSDVRKQIEMIDQTYVGLSHKDYYTLLGVTTKADLPQIKTAYYRLARKFHPDRFYGLEDPVLKEKIDIIFSTINVAYETLKNQKSRHIYDTSSLDDKRISPSSVMSEPSMSVPESHGKVAEDYYQRAQKSYSSRNFFEAVQFLRSATQIAPDVAKYWRHLGIALSKNDQWRKEAEDSFQRAVDIEPENAENHLYLAFLYRNSALKLRAKRCFMKVLEIDPQNDVAKDQIAQIDAEESASQKKGLLDSFFKRKQ